One part of the Mytilus trossulus isolate FHL-02 chromosome 11, PNRI_Mtr1.1.1.hap1, whole genome shotgun sequence genome encodes these proteins:
- the LOC134689923 gene encoding neuronal acetylcholine receptor subunit beta-4-like yields MDFTWCLTCLITSLTFLYGSVISQTNMDVQNLYTHLFTTNNYNKLIRPSRNQSVPISVHVIFTLYGISGVDEIHQKLTTTGWLEIEWTDELLSWRPSSFGGLRYIYYPQGNVWKPDISLQNGFSKLDELGSKFISVYIGSNGLVNWRPLQVFKSKCDIDSTYFPFDRQTCHLDFEAWSLSSADVHITQGSKGIVLADDLQKHGEWKIVSSSAVNLAESHETKVRFTIMIQRKSLYAIMNYIIPILLLSILDIFTFKIPVDTGERIGYVITVWLAFAVFLTIISDALPQSSESIPIVSIYIMLQIFIGTVIVIISAIESGCAHRSDHESVYYILRRLTKKCRKRIVQSNPENSMCLDSGCVTTLATHEGLCLCEDEVCVTWKEAISALDKVLFWVCLTIFVSSTLITLLVAGLKYI; encoded by the coding sequence atggATTTTACCTGgtgtttgacatgtttgataacTTCGTTGACATTTCTATATGGATCAGTCATTTCACAGACCAACATGGatgttcaaaatttatatacacatttgtttactacaaataattataacaaGCTTATCAGACCAAGTAGAAATCAGTCGGTTCCGAtatcagtacatgtcatttttaCACTTTACGGCATATCAGGAGTGGACGAAATCCACCAGAAACTGACCACTACTGGATGGCTTGAAATTGAATGGACAGATGAATTGTTGTCATGGAGACCGTCAAGTTTTGGAGGGCTAAGGTATATATATTATCCTCAAGGCAACGTATGGAAACCTGACAtatctttacaaaatgggtTTTCAAAACTGGATGAGCTCGGTTCGAAATTCATATCGGTGTATATTGGTTCAAATGGATTGGTAAATTGGAGGCCCCTCCAAGTTTTTAAGTCCAAATGCGATATTGATTCAACATACTTCCCGTTTGATAGACAGACGTGTCATTTAGATTTTGAGGCTTGGAGTTTGTCTAGTGCAGATGTTCATATAACACAAGGAAGCAAGGGAATAGTATTGGCCGATGATCTACAGAAACATGGTGAATGGAAAATAGTATCTTCATCTGCCGTGAATCTCGCGGAATCTCACGAGACAAAAGTTCGGTTTACGATCATGATTCAACGAAAATCATTGTACGCTATAATGAATTACATTATACCGATTTTGTTACTTTCAATACTggacatttttacatttaaaataccAGTTGACACTGGGGAACGCATAGGATATGTTATAACAGTGTGGCTAGCATTTGCTGTGTTTCTAACGATTATCAGTGATGCGTTACCACAGAGTTCAGAATCTATTCCGATTGTTTCTATCTATATCATGCTACAAATTTTTATCGGAACTGTGATTGTTATCATTTCAGCAATAGAATCCGGATGTGCACATCGATCCGATCATGAATCAGTGTATTACATATTAAGAAGACTTACAAAAAAATGCCGAAAACGAATCGTACAATCAAACCCGGAAAATTCCATGTGTTTGGATAGCGGTTGTGTAACGACATTGGCTACCCATGAGGGTCTGTGTTTGTGCGAAGACGAAGTCTGTGTTACATGGAAAGAAGCGATCTCAGCTCTTGATAAAGTTTTATTCTGGGTTTGTCTGACAATATTTGTTTCGTCCACTTTGATCACGTTACTTGTTGCAGGTCTCAAgtacatataa